The proteins below are encoded in one region of Mangifera indica cultivar Alphonso chromosome 7, CATAS_Mindica_2.1, whole genome shotgun sequence:
- the LOC123220588 gene encoding xyloglucan 6-xylosyltransferase 2-like, whose amino-acid sequence MLEGCFGTERMRQIQRAIRQGKITFLCLFLTVVVLRGTIGAGKFGTPEQDFNEIRDHFYAHRKRVEPHRVLEEVQTATSTNGDTSNEDSSKNSNNYEEFDVSKLFVDEGVEEKPDPNKPYSLGPKISDWDQQRAEWLKNNPNFPNFLGPNKPRVLLVTGSAPKPCENPVGDHYLLKSIKNKIDYCRLHGIEIFYNMALLDAEMAGFWAKLPLIRKLLLSHPEIEFLWWMDSDAMFTDMAFEIPWERYKDRNLVMHGWNEMVYDEKNWIGLNTGSFLLRNGQWALDLLDAWAPMGPKGKIRDEAGKILTRELKGRPVFEADDQSAMVYLLITERDKWGEKVYLENHYYLHGYWGILVDRYEEMIENYHPGLGDHRWPLVTHFVGCKPCGKFGDYSVERCLRQMDRAFNFGDNQILNMYGFTHRSLASRGVKRVRNETSTPLEVKDELGLLHPAFKAVKVSASL is encoded by the coding sequence ATGCTGGAAGGGTGTTTCGGGACTGAGCGAATGCGCCAGATCCAGAGAGCGATTCGCCAAGGTAAAATCACCTTCCTCTGCCTGTTCTTGACTGTCGTCGTCTTACGTGGCACAATTGGCGCCGGTAAATTCGGGACTCCCGAGCAAGACTTCAACGAAATCCGAGATCACTTCTACGCTCACCGCAAGCGCGTGGAGCCTCATCGCGTTCTCGAAGAAGTTCAGACGGCCACCTCCACCAATGGCGACACCTCGAATGAAGATTCGAGCAAAAACAGTAACAATTACGAAGAATTCGACGTGTCTAAGCTGTTTGTTGACGAAGGAGTGGAAGAGAAACCGGATCCAAACAAACCGTACTCTTTGGGCCCTAAAATTTCGGATTGGGACCAGCAGAGAGCTGAGTGGCTGAAGAATAATCCGAATTTCCCGAACTTTCTCGGGCCAAACAAGCCTCGTGTCTTGCTTGTGACTGGTTCAGCTCCTAAACCGTGTGAGAATCCGGTGGGCGATCATTACTTACTGAAATCGATAAAAAATAAGATCGATTACTGTAGATTACACGGGATCGAGATATTTTACAACATGGCGCTTCTTGATGCTGAGATGGCGGGTTTCTGGGCGAAGCTTCCATTGATTAGAAAGCTGTTGCTGTCTCATCCAGAGATTGAGTTCTTATGGTGGATGGATAGTGATGCCATGTTCACTGACATGGCATTTGAAATTCCTTGGGAGAGATATAAGGATCGTAATCTTGTAATGCATGGATGGAACGAGATGGTTTATGATGAAAAGAACTGGATTGGTTTGAATACGGGTAGTTTTTTGTTGAGAAATGGTCAATGGGCTTTGGATCTTCTTGATGCGTGGGCTCCAATGGGACCTAAAGGGAAGATCAGAGATGAAGCTGGGAAGATACTCACTAGAGAGCTTAAAGGTAGACCTGTTTTCGAAGCTGACGACCAGTCAGCTATGGTGTATTTGCTTATTACAGAGAGAGATAAATGGGGTGAAAAGGTTTATTTAGAGAACCATTACTATCTGCACGGCTATTGGGGCATTTTGGTTGATCGTTATGAGGAGATGATTGAGAATTACCATCCGGGTCTCGGAGATCATAGATGGCCGCTCGTTACTCACTTCGTGGGATGCAAACCCTGTGGCAAGTTCGGGGATTATTCAGTGGAGAGGTGCTTGAGACAGATGGATCGAGCTTTCAATTTTGGAGATAATCAGATCTTGAACATGTATGGTTTCACTCACAGATCGCTTGCCAGCAGGGGAGTGAAGAGGGTAAGGAATGAGACTAGCACACCTCTTGAAGTGAAAGATGAGCTTGGATTGCTTCACCCTGCGTTTAAAGCTGTTAAGGTATCAGCATCTTTGTAG
- the LOC123221304 gene encoding translocase of chloroplast 159, chloroplastic-like has product MDSKPYFHVSLSTTPEPQANEQKVTLSSSSSAGCFLIRAPLTIDDDDDDGDGDKDDDLESNGYEITVIDSGDGSGESITSSDSEGLVSGEEFETAWERPFVGNPDEENLEESGFVDKYISTGSTVADPDEELSQQSIVDDEYDDPVVDLAAVNKPRVKPFAHLTMDDDVFDEMVSGDERMVSEEQDGVFSYVVKVPGAVTLGRVDSAPRIKLMNIEEGEEELLSQPLSPVMLTDTSDSSLVDDFVDEPVSAESTEDKGNGVTQKTHFESFMKGREEDFEVVKNSVEGGPALEGSEWKLIESSNSDGHEKKEYGALIGSGSASLDQGDDKENLESKSEPVTDMGVHLYDPLAVNSVKSKDGIVEWGEVQDVNFEVSEPDSTLQNGKLPETNEDDKLKDSELNISDSFEIVKQSSISDHEVKPEAEDDVHSRGREKSLLSDQEIEELVFSSSAGNFQDQSRGFDGQIILDSDDKVQNNSNAEEIELLDSAALAALLKATTSAESEPNSTLQDGKLPATNEDDKLLDSVLNSSNPFEIVKQSSISDHEVKPKAEDDVHSQGREKSLLSNQEVEELIFSNSAGDFQDQSRRFDGQIILDSADEVETDRNAEENELFDSAALAALLKAATSAESDGGGLTDTSASTVFTLENSSSSGSSAAPPNVVKDVPKDNLSDEEKKRIEKIQLLRVKFLRLIRRVGYSPDDSLVAQVLDKLGLAMGRHSSVAFSLESAKRVAMQCEAEGKDDLDFSLNILVLGKTGVGKSATINSIFGKEKTSVDAFEPGTTSVKLIDGIIDGVKITMLDTPGLRSPMTEQTINKKILASIKKFMRKFPPDVVLYVDRLDSYVRDANNFPLLRLITSSLGSSIWQNAIVCLTHAASDPPEGPSGSPLRYEVFVAQQSCAIQQDISQAVGNLCLMNPGMTHPVSLVENCPTFRKNRFGKNMLPNEESWKLQLLLACFSLKILYEATTVSRHQDPFYHKKVFVFRPAPLSYLLSSLLQFRTYPKLSADQGGDEVDSDFDFGDLSDSELEDEDEYSQLPPFKPLRKSQVAKLSKEQRKAYFEEYDYRVKLLQKKQWKEEVKRLGEIKKKGVGKDCDFNNEDESPLVVPVILPDLPLPPTFDGDNPTCRYRFLEPTSQLLVRPVLDSHSWDHSSLSLLLMNWRGDLTMVANLQSQFSIGLGSKMTVLVGLNNRRNGQITVKLSSSEQLQMALFSILPLAISLFRNICSGSSGKN; this is encoded by the coding sequence ATGGACTCTAAGCCTTATTTTCATGTCTCTCTTTCCACAACACCAGAGCCCCAGGCTAACGAACAAAAGGTTACACTTTCCAGCTCATCATCTGCAGGTTGTTTCTTAATCCGTGCTCCTCTTACtatagatgatgatgatgatgatggtgatggtgACAAAGATGATGATTTGGAATCGAATGGTTATGAAATAACTGTTATTGACAGTGGTGATGGTAGTGGTGAAAGTATCACTAGTAGTGACAGTGAGGGGCTTGTGAGTGGTGAGGAGTTTGAGACTGCTTGGGAGAGACCGTTTGTGGGTAACCCAGATGAGGAAAATTTGGAAGAAAGTGGTTTTGTCGATAAATACATATCAACTGGATCCACTGTGGCTGACCCAGATGAAGAATTATCTCAACAATCTATAGTAGATGATGAATATGATGATCCTGTTGTTGATTTAGCTGCGGTGAATAAGCCAAGGGTTAAGCCTTTTGCCCATTTGACGATGGATGATGATGTCTTTGATGAGATGGTTTCTGGTGATGAGAGGATGGTGAGTGAAGAGCAAGATGGTGTTTTTTCATATGTAGTTAAGGTTCCTGGTGCTGTGACTCTTGGGAGAGTTGATAGTGCACCTAGAATTAAGTTAATGAATAtagaagaaggagaagaggaGCTGTTATCTCAGCCACTGTCCCCGGTGATGCTCACTGACACTTCAGATTCAAGTTTggtggatgattttgttgatgaacCAGTATCAGCTGAATCGACTGAAGATAAGGGTAATGGTGTTACACAGAAGACTCACTTTGAGTCCTTTATGAAGGGTAGAGAAGAGGATTTCGAGGTTGTTAAGAATAGTGTTGAGGGAGGACCAGCACTTGAAGGTTCTGAATGGAAACTGATTGAATCAAGTAATAGCGATGGACACGAGAAGAAAGAATATGGTGCTCTAATAGGAAGTGGAAGTGCTTCTCTGGACCAAGGTGATGATAAAGAAAACCTGGAAAGTAAAAGCGAACCAGTAACTGATATGGGGGTACATTTGTATGACCCATTAGCAGTCAACTCAGTCAAATCCAAAGATGGCATTGTTGAGTGGGGGGAAGTTCAGGATGTAAATTTTGAAGTTTCAGAACCAGATTCAACTCTGCAGAATGGTAAATTGCCTGAAACTAATGAGGATGACAAATTGAAGGATTCAGAGTTAAATATTTCCGATTCCTTTGAAATTGTAAAGCAAAGTTCCATTTCAGACCATGAAGTAAAACCTGAAGCAGAAGATGATGTTCATTCACGAGGAAGGGAAAAGAGTTTACTTTCCGATCAAGAAATTGAAGAATTGGTTTTCAGCAGTTCAGCAGGGAATTTTCAAGATCAGTCACGGGGATTTGATGGACAGATCATCTTGGACTCGGATGACAAAGTGCAAAATAATAGTAATGCTGAAGAAATTGAGTTACTTGATTCTGCTGCATTGGCTGCTCTCTTGAAAGCCACAACTAGCGCTGAGTCAGAACCAAATTCAACTCTTCAGGATGGCAAATTGCCTGCAACTAATGAGGATGATAAATTACTGGATTCAGTGTTAAATAGTTCCAATCCCTTTGAGATTGTAAAACAAAGTTCCATTTCAGACCATGAAGTAAAACCCAAAGCAGAAGATGATGTTCATTCACAAGGAAGGGAAAAAAGTTTACTTTCAAATCAAGAAGTTGAAGAATTGATTTTCAGCAATTCGGCAGGAGATTTTCAAGATCAGTCACGGAGATTTGATGGACAGATCATCTTGGACTCGGCTGATGAAGTGGAAACTGATAGGAATGctgaagaaaatgaattatttgattctGCTGCATTGGCTGCTCTCTTGAAAGCTGCAACTAGTGCTGAGTCAGATGGTGGTGGCCTTACAGACACCTCTGCTTCAACAGTATTCACTCTTGAAAATTCCTCTAGCTCAGGTTCCTCAGCTGCACCACCAAATGTTGTTAAGGATGTACCAAAGGACAACCTCagtgatgaagaaaaaaagaggatTGAGAAGATACAACTCTTGAGAGTGAAATTCTTGAGACTCATCCGGAGAGTAGGCTATTCGCCAGATGATTCCCTTGTTGCACAGGTGTTAGACAAACTGGGTCTAGCTATGGGGAGACATTCCAGTGTAGCATTCAGCCTTGAATCAGCCAAGAGGGTTGCTATGCAATGTGAAGCAGAAGGTAAAGATGATTTGGACTTCTCTTTGAATATTTTGGTGCTTGGGAAAACTGGAGTGGGAAAGAGTGCAACTATTAACTCTATTTTTGGCAAAGAAAAAACCAGTGTTGATGCATTTGAACCTGGGACTACCTCTGTGAAACTTATCGATGGAATTATAGACGGAGTTAAGATTACAATGCTTGACACACCAGGCCTCAGATCTCCTATGACAGAACAAACTATCAACAAGAAAATATTAGCATCTATAAAGAAGTTTATGAGGAAGTTCCCTCCAGATGTTGTCCTTTATGTTGATCGATTAGACAGCTATGTTAGAGACGCTAATAATTTTCCATTGTTAAGGTTAATTACTAGCTCTCTTGGTTCATCAATATGGCAAAATGCTATTGTGTGTTTAACTCATGCTGCTTCTGATCCCCCAGAAGGACCATCTGGGTCTCCCCTTAGATATGAGGTGTTTGTTGCTCAACAATCCTGCGCTATTCAGCAAGATATCAGCCAAGCAGTTGGTAATCTGTGCCTGATGAACCCAGGCATGACACATCCAGTGTCTCTTGTTGAGAACTGTCCGACCTTTCGGAAGAATAGATTTGGTAAAAATATGCTCCCAAATGAAGAGAGTTGGAAACTACAATTGTTACTAGCTTGCTTCTCATTAAAGATCTTATATGAAGCAACTACTGTGTCAAGACATCAAGATCCCTTTTATCATAAGAAGGTTTTTGTCTTCCGACCTGCACCTCTATCCTACTTGTTGTCATCACTGTTGCAGTTTCGTACTTATCCAAAACTCTCCGCTGATCAGGGTGGTGATGAAGTTGACTCAGATTTTGATTTTGGTGATTTATCAGATTCTGAACTAGAAGATGAGGATGAATATTCCCAGCTTCCACCCTTCAAGCCTCTGAGGAAATCTCAGGTTGCTAAGCTGAGCAAGGAGCAAAGGAAAGCATACTTTGAGGAGTATGATTATCGGGTCAAGCTCCTTCAGAAGAAACAGTGGAAAGAGGAGGTTAAGAGGTTGGGGGAGATCAAGAAAAAAGGAGTCGGGAAGGACTGTGATTTCAACAATGAAGATGAAAGTCCTTTAGTTGTGCCAGTTATTTTACCTGATCTTCCTCTGCCGCCTACATTTGATGGTGACAATCCTACTTGCAGATACCGATTTTTAGAGCCCACATCTCAGCTTCTTGTGAGACCAGTTCTTGACTCACACAGCTGGGACCATTCCAGTTTAAGTCTATTGCTCATGAATTGGAGAGGTGACTTAACTATGGTGGCCAACCTACAGTCTCAGTTCTCCATCGGATTGGGTTCGAAAATGACAGTACTTGTTGGATTGAACAACCGGCGAAATGGGCAAATAACTGTAAAATTAAGCAGCTCAGAGCAACTTCAGATGGCACTCTTTAGTATTCTTCCATTAGCAATATCCCTCTTCAGGAATATTTGTTCAGGATCTAGTGGGAAAAACTAA
- the LOC123221321 gene encoding uncharacterized protein LOC123221321, translated as MAGAHCAAFSVFKSLSNTAPKLLKPLLSSSISYPPRYPKKLTKRKNHLRPKILKILKKPYPIEPVIPILLPPQNDIISEPQLDELVGVVPAVDEVEEVQVTGTESVAGGYSGIFGKLSAMSVLKVGLGLFGVLILQTICSVCFLENSNSDEENKSLDVSDTGINRIRKGNFLMDKNVVYLDETELEYRINEIRAMAREVRKVEDKARGIDNDKDGIPDEFMSFNSRTSIEKEIGTRLSKLEKKLNSRKGKSPGSYMNILNEVNDIEDGKEMDETLMFKKKFKFRNPTSLRSDAKGFSGFGDSSTYKKKKSGIASANRDSGESISGTVKKEKNETEASGRGSKGLQNKAENLEKRQKEMGVGNTDKRFGASLEKSRGRSMVEVMKSRETKDVDVPKLQNFTKGNQEKPMKFDKDSLGGNGSSGDQSDIKSDLWWLKLPYALAILMQRGLDNDGPGGLFTLRISSQGQQQSEISYIIAFEDHVDANNFCCLLESFFEDLGDFSADIVPLSVKELHEEVKSGMKNVIVLKKRQLKLYAGQPFDDVEKALFSLIEEK; from the exons ATGGCCGGTGCACACTGCGCCGCCTTCTCCGTTTTCAAATCACTTTCTAACACCGCCCCAAAATTACTAAAACCACTCCTTTCTTCTTCCATCTCCTATCCTCCTCGCTATCCAAAAAAGCTCACGAAGCGGAAAAATCACTTGCGCCCCAAAATCCTCAAAATCCTAAAAAAGCCATACCCAATAGAGCCCGTAATCCCTATCTTATTGCCGcctcaaaacgacatcatttccGAACCTCAACTCGATGAACTCGTCGGAGTTGTCCCTGCCGTTGATGAAGTTGAGGAAGTTCAGGTCACGGGGACCGAGAGCGTTGCAGGAGGGTACAGTGGCATTTTTGGTAAATTGTCTGCAATGTCTGTCTTGAAAGTTGGCTTGGGTTTATTTGGGGTTTTGATTTTGCAAACAATTTGTAGTGTTTGTTTTCTGGAAAATTCAAATTCCGACGAGGAAAACAAGAGTTTGGATGTTTCAGATACGGGTATTAATAGAATAAGAAAAGGCAACTTTTTGATGGATAAAAACGTGGTTTATTTGGATGAAACTGAGTTAGAATatagaattaatgaaattagggCAATGGCCAGAGAAGTGCGGAAGGTTGAGGACAAGGCACGGGGAATTGATAACGATAAAGATGGCATTCCTGACGaatttatgagttttaataGTAGAACAAGCATTGAAAAAGAGATTGGCACAAGATTGTCTAAGTTGGAGAAGAAGTTGAATTCTAGGAAAGGGAAGTCACCCGGATCATACATGAACATTTTGAACGAGGTTAATGATATTGAAGATGGTAAAGAGATGGATGAGACATTAatgtttaagaaaaaatttaagtttaggaATCCTACGAGTTTGAGAAGTGATGCAAAGGGGTTTTCAGGTTTTGGGGATAGTTCAACgtataagaaaaagaagagtgGTATTGCTAGTGCAAATCGTGATTCAGGTGAAAGCATTTCGGGGACAGTGAAAAAGGAGAAGAATGAAACTGAAGCATCAGGTAGAGGTTCAAAAGGCTTGCAAAATAAGGCAGAAAACTTGGAGAAGAGGCAAAAGGAAATGGGAGTTGGGAACACTGACAAGAGGTTTG GTGCTAGCCTGGAGAAGAGTCGTGGAAGGTCTATGGTTGAAGTTATGAAGTCTAGAGAAACAAAAGATGTAGATGTGCCAAAGTTGCAGAACTTCACAAAAGGAAATCAGGAAAAGCCCatgaaatttgataaagattCTCTGGGTGGAAATGGTTCATCAGGTGATCAATCAGATATCAAGTCTGATTTGTGGTGGCTGAAGCTTCCTTATGCTTTG GCTATTCTTATGCAGAGAGGTTTGGACAATGATGGTCCCGGAGGCCTTTTTACATTAAGAATTAGTTCTCAGGGGCAGCAGCAGAGTGAGATTTCATATATCATTGCATTTGAGGACCATGTTGATGCTAATAACTTTTGTTGTCTACTCGAATCATTTTTTGAGGATCTAGGTGATTTTAGTGCTGACATTGTTCCTCTATCTGTGAAA GAACTTCATGAAGAAGTTAAATCAGGTATGAAAAACGTTATTGTTTTGAAGAAGAGGCAGCTTAAGCTTTATGCTGGACAGCCATTTGATGATGTTGAGAAGGCCTTATTCTCGCTGATAGAAGAAAAGTAG
- the LOC123221322 gene encoding TOG array regulator of axonemal microtubules protein 1 has translation MALRPIDNALPTTTPERPKKQVKIAVQIQKQPDFGVNDENKAPLPPSSDAAIDYIPSENLEAIPDPESKITSLVEGVDSKDWTKVCESLNNARRFALFHSSLLAPILEKVMAVVVKAMKNPRSALCKTSIMAASDIFNAFGDKLLDATNSTAFDNMLLQLLLKASQDKKFVCEEADRTLNSMVGFITPLPLLHKLKTYVSHTNLRVRAKAAVSISKCVSRMGAEEMKEFGLVLLVQISAELLKDRLPEAREAARSTVISMYNAFTENEEQKQEAWQSFCQSSLPPIDAQSMLKITASQ, from the exons ATGGCGTTGAGACCCATCGATAATGCGCTTCCAACAACTACACCAGAGAGGCCCAAAAAGCAGGTGAAAATCGCAGTTCAAATCCAAAAACAGCCTGATTTTGGagtaaatgatgaaaataaggCTCCATTGCCACCATCTTCAGATGCAGCTATTGATTACATCCCATCTGAGAATCTCGAAGCCATACCTGATCCAGAGTCCAAGATAACA AGCTTAGTTGAAGGAGTAGATTCAAAGGATTGGACAAAGGTTTGCGAATCGCTTAATAATGCCAGGCGATTTGCATTGTTTCACTCCTCTCTCTTGGCCCCTATTTT GGAGAAAGTGATGGCAGTAGTGGTAAAGGCTATGAAGAACCCAAGAAGCGCTTTGTGTAAGACATCTATCATGGCTGCTTCTGATATTTTCAATGCCTTCGGGGATAAATTACTCGACGCAACCAATTCTACTGCATTTGACAACATG CTACTTCAGCTACTGCTTAAAGCTTCCCAAGATAAGAAGTTTGTTTGTGAAGAAGCCGACAGGACGCTGAACTCAATGGTGGGGTTCATTACTCCTCTGCCTCTGCTTCATAAGCTCAAGACATATGTTAGCCACACCAACCTTAGAGTCAGGGCAAAAGCAGCCGTGTCCATTTCTAAATGTGTCTCCAGGATG GGGGCCGAAGAAATGAAAGAGTTTGGGTTGGTTTTACTGGTTCAAATATCAGCCGAATTGTTGAAGGACAGACTTCCTGAGGCAAGAGAAGCAGCAAGAAGTACTGTAATTTCCATGTACAATGCATTTACTGAAAATGAAGAGCAGAAGCAGGAAGCATGGCAAAGCTTTTGCCAATCTAGTTTGCCACCCATTGATGCACAGTCCATGCTCAAAATTACCGCTTCACAATAA